The proteins below come from a single Catenulispora sp. EB89 genomic window:
- a CDS encoding nitroreductase/quinone reductase family protein, whose protein sequence is MGTGTKPAGRAAGRAQTLPMQGLVNALTRAALSTPGVAKGIGRRLILLYVFGRRSGKRYAIPIAYMEHDGKVLIGTQFGWSRNLRTGDPIQVRYKGKLRSADIEVVEDPDRVAELYTLMCRDNHAFAKFHNIGFDSAGTPDAAAVREAVRLGARAILLTPQVG, encoded by the coding sequence ATGGGTACTGGGACGAAACCGGCCGGGCGCGCGGCGGGGCGGGCTCAGACGCTGCCGATGCAGGGCCTGGTGAACGCTTTGACGCGCGCGGCCTTGAGCACGCCGGGAGTGGCCAAGGGCATCGGCCGCAGGCTGATCCTGCTGTACGTCTTCGGCCGCCGCAGCGGCAAGAGGTACGCCATCCCGATCGCCTACATGGAGCACGACGGGAAAGTACTGATCGGCACCCAGTTCGGCTGGAGCCGCAACCTCCGCACCGGCGACCCGATCCAGGTCAGGTACAAAGGCAAGCTGCGCTCGGCCGACATCGAGGTGGTCGAGGACCCCGACCGGGTGGCGGAGCTGTACACGCTGATGTGCCGGGACAATCACGCCTTCGCGAAGTTCCACAACATCGGCTTCGACAGCGCGGGCACGCCGGACGCGGCGGCGGTGCGGGAGGCCGTGCGGCTGGGAGCTCGGGCGATTCTGCTGACGCCGCAGGTTGGGTAG